The proteins below come from a single Eremothecium sinecaudum strain ATCC 58844 chromosome II, complete sequence genomic window:
- the INO2 gene encoding Ino2p (Syntenic homolog of Ashbya gossypii AGR059C; Syntenic homolog of Saccharomyces cerevisiae YDR123C (INO2)), producing the protein MNHSTNTKNDDITYFDELFDVDLDIDFETAYNMISGDVLPAAGQEPIHGTEGSQFVTKEDLGDWAGCSQDRESHSLVDDMRFVGSFPPGLLSVDESYAIENFLDSLIPSSSGTMLQNPPSTSPFTITTTNGNSDSFSRLRAQAQQDILESGNYHPKPVALTEISVPENLIPTEIRSSKAKLRRWKHVYCEKQRRLMFKQAFDELIAMVRFPRPAECDIVKLHEIKNGRRIRDKNMREPGDGKRIPKHMLLKYIVEDIELLILANKELEKLILTPPTKI; encoded by the coding sequence ATGAATCACAGTACTAATACAAAGAATGATGATATTACATATTTCGATGAACTCTTTGATGTGGATCTTGATATCGATTTCGAGACAGCGTATAACATGATTTCAGGTGATGTTCTGCCTGCAGCAGGCCAAGAACCAATACATGGTACAGAAGGCTCGCAATTTGTGACAAAAGAGGATCTTGGAGATTGGGCAGGATGCTCACAAGATCGTGAATCACACAGTTTGGTTGATGATATGCGCTTTGTAGGGTCGTTTCCGCCTGGTTTACTAAGTGTAGACGAGTCATACGCGATTGAGAACTTCCTAGACAGCCTTATACCTTCTTCTAGCGGTACAATGCTTCAGAATCCTCCTTCCACTTCTCCATTCACCATCACTACCACAAATGGAAATTCTGACTCGTTCAGCAGGCTGCGAGCCCAGGCTCAACAGGATATATTAGAAAGTGGAAACTATCACCCGAAGCCTGTCGCCCTTACCGAAATCAGTGTTCCAGAAAATTTAATACCAACTGAAATTCGATCCAGTAAAGCAAAACTACGCCGGTGGAAACATGTGTATTGCGAAAAGCAACGGCGACTGATGTTTAAGCAAGCATTTGATGAATTAATTGCAATGGTGAGATTTCCGCGACCTGCGGAATGTGACATCGTGAAATTACATGAAATCAAGAATGGTAGAAGGATCAGGGACAAAAATATGCGAGAACCTGGGGATGGAAAACGTATACCAAAGCATATGTTACTAAAGTATATCGTAGAAGACATTGAACTTCTAATTCTAGCAAATAAGGAGCTTGAAAAATTGATCCTGACTCCACCAACGAAAATATGA
- a CDS encoding KIN1/KIN2 family serine/threonine-protein kinase (Syntenic homolog of Ashbya gossypii AGR058W; Syntenic homolog of Saccharomyces cerevisiae YLR096W (KIN2) and YDR122W (KIN1)) gives MPTTAQDYHVNNQFQMGSNASGLSGISNQAVVAPATPRMMGKGSISGSGGAPRGGQVPDAQHLMPAAEMSDSQSGSNGKPVSAPRPSQKPFHRKSLGDWDFMETVGAGSMGKVKLAKHRVTNELCAIKIVNRATKSFVQKQQQQQKLLSPATEEEVAERRKKLEKEVSRDKRTVREASLGQILYHPHICRLFEMCTMSNHYYMLFEYVSGGQLLDYIIQHGSLRERHARRFARGIASALQYLHLNNIVHRDLKIENIMISSSGEIKIIDFGLSNLYDSRKQLHTFCGSLYFAAPELLKANPYTGPEVDIWSFGVVLYVLVCGKVPFDDENANVLHEKIKKGKVEYPQHLSIDVISLLSKMLVVEPSKRATLSQVVNHQWMLKGYDFPAPSYLPPCVPLKVEQINLEVIKEMHKLELVQDIQETKQWLEKLVMSDEYEALAASYWEKSNSATLKENPMRAFNPLLSIYNLVDEMLKRKRSKLKKAGEASNSSASFAAGALPVTSSAALSAGSCTSSITGKMQTGTAPSTAAERKPQQQLSPKSPQQLHSTSNSGATPSPSANGVAVSKNQSVNYVSPTIPSKHVQTTMIQPQLTIPKQAHTVDSRKTTLIADAEPEDTVLSPAPQSHDFEVTNSKFAANTASSHHSTSTSTSSTEKHHIGSIFRRLSQRHHHTASQGASQQNYTHDVNTAHQPSQIQPPIIQPMLSIRTAEAHSRAVSEFGPSLKYVSGITALPNDNPRGGNSEAHSQLPALPYNAASLVKQQQILQHNMQELGLSGSNTASPTSGQGRESVDEDKPLKQLSVQKGRRLHPSARAKSVGHARRESLKFMRPAVATQVSPQDINDEGFLENSGEARSEFVGSNGLESVDEELSDKQILDLAAKAPAGSMPSIDFPRSLFLKGFFSVQTTSSKPLPIVRYKIISTLKKLNIEFNEVKGGFTCVHRQSYVTNKVPPNLQTNTFVADTSPTNSSNNNSYVTAHRRQLSIPSRHGSIRRQHNAQPNIPNTPQAAAIHERSLSITSQSFGGSSIAEELSTASLESLHQDDILTTSKAQDMNNKNLEMQQEKERPPLRFEIHIVKVRIVGLAGVHFKKVSGNTWMYKELASHILKELNL, from the coding sequence ATGCCTACTACAGCGCAAGATTATCATGTCAATAACCAGTTCCAGATGGGTAGCAATGCAAGTGGATTGAGTGGAATTTCGAATCAAGCAGTTGTAGCACCTGCCACCCCAAGGATGATGGGAAAAGGTTCGATATCTGGGTCTGGGGGAGCGCCAAGAGGTGGACAGGTACCAGATGCCCAACACCTTATGCCTGCTGCTGAAATGAGTGATAGTCAATCCGGTAGTAATGGTAAGCCAGTTTCAGCACCGAGGCCATCACAGAAGCCCTTCCACAGGAAATCACTAGGCGATTGGGACTTTATGGAGACGGTAGGCGCAGGTTCTATGGGGAAAGTAAAACTAGCCAAGCATAGAGTAACTAATGAGTTATGCGCGATCAAAATTGTAAACAGAGCTACAAAATCTTTTGTACagaaacagcagcagcagcagaagCTTCTTTCTCCAGCTACGGAGGAAGAAGTGGCGGAGCGCAGAAAAAAGTTAGAAAAAGAGGTTTCAAGAGACAAGAGAACTGTAAGAGAGGCTTCCTTAGGTCAGATTCTATACCATCCTCATATATGTCGATTGTTTGAGATGTGTACAATGAGTAATCACTACTACATGTTATTTGAATATGTATCCGGAGGGCAGCTGCTTGATTATATTATTCAACATGGCTCCTTGAGAGAGAGACATGCACGGAGATTTGCTCGTGGGATAGCCTCTGCGTTACAGTACTTGCATTTGAACAACATTGTTCATAGAGATTTAAAAATCGAAAACATAATGATCTCCTCTTCGGGGGAAATAAAAATCATTGATTTTGGTTTATCGAACTTGTATGATTCAAGGAAGCAGTTACATACATTTTGTGGTTCGCTATACTTTGCAGCTCCTGAGCTCTTAAAAGCCAATCCTTATACTGGACCAGAGGTTGATATTTGGTCTTTTGGTGTTGTTTTATATGTCCTAGTATGTGGAAAAGTCCCATTCGATGATGAAAACGCAAATGTTTTACATGAAAAGATCAAAAAGGGTAAGGTTGAGTATCCTCAACATTTATCTATCGATGTTATATCCCTTCTGTCCAAAATGTTAGTAGTAGAACCATCCAAAAGGGCAACTTTATCTCAGGTTGTCAACCACCAGTGGATGTTAAAGGGCTATGATTTCCCTGCTCCATCATACCTGCCACCATGCGTGCCACTAAAAGTTGAACAAATAAATTTGGAAGTTATCAAAGAAATGCACAAACTTGAACTTGTTCAGGATATACAAGAAACTAAACAATGGCTTGAGAAGCTTGTCATGTCTGATGAATACGAGGCTTTGGCGGCAAGTTATTGGGAAAAGTCAAACAGTGCAACACTTAAAGAAAACCCAATGCGAGCTTTTAACCCATTGTTGTCTATTTATAATCTAGTTGACGAAATGCTAAAAAGAAAACGATCAAAGCTTAAAAAAGCAGGAGAGGCTTCAAATTCTTCTGCTTCATTTGCTGCTGGTGCGTTGCCAGTTACATCTTCTGCAGCTTTATCTGCTGGATCATGTACATCATCGATTACCGGTAAGATGCAAACTGGAACAGCACCATCTACTGCTGCGGAAAGGAAGCCACAACAACAGTTATCACCGAAGTCTCCACAGCAGCTACACTCAACTAGTAATAGTGGCGCAACTCCAAGTCCCTCAGCGAATGGTGTTGCCGTGAGTAAAAACCAATCTGTGAACTATGTCTCCCCTACCATACCATCCAAACATGTACAAACAACTATGATTCAACCGCAGCTCACAATTCCTAAACAGGCGCATACTGTCGATTCTAGGAAAACAACTTTAATTGCAGATGCGGAACCTGAAGATACAGTTCTATCGCCTGCTCCTCAATCTCACGATTTTGAAGTAACAAATAGTAAGTTTGCAGCTAATACAGCTTCGTCTCATCATTCCACCTCGACATCTACAAGTTCTACTGAAAAGCACCATATTGGATCAATTTTCAGACGTTTATCTCAGAGACATCACCATACTGCTTCACAAGGCGCATCTCAGCAGAATTATACTCATGATGTTAATACCGCACATCAGCCTTCACAAATACAGCCTCCTATCATCCAACCTATGTTGTCTATACGGACTGCTGAAGCTCATTCGCGCGCCGTTTCCGAGTTTGGACCCTCTTTGAAATATGTTTCTGGGATAACAGCATTACCTAATGATAATCCAAGGGGCGGCAATTCCGAGGCGCATTCTCAATTACCAGCATTACCATACAACGCAGCATCCTTGGTTAAACAACAGCAAATTTTACAGCATAATATGCAGGAGTTGGGTCTTTCTGGAAGCAACACAGCGTCGCCTACTAGCGGCCAAGGTAGAGAGTCTGTTGATGAAGACAAGCCTTTAAAACAGTTAAGTGTACAAAAAGGTAGAAGGTTACACCCTTCTGCAAGAGCGAAATCTGTTGGTCATGCTCGTCGTGAATCGTTGAAGTTTATGCGTCCTGCAGTTGCAACGCAAGTCTCCCCACAAGATATTAACGACGAGGGATTTTTAGAAAATAGTGGGGAGGCAAGATCGGAGTTCGTAGGTAGCAATGGTTTAGAAAGCGTGGATGAGGAATTAAGCGATAAGCAAATTCTTGATTTGGCTGCGAAAGCACCCGCAGGATCAATGCCGTCTATAGACTTCCCACGGTCTTTGTTCTTAAAAGGGTTTTTCTCTGTTCAAACAACGTCCTCGAAGCCATTGCCTATTGTTCGATATAAAATCATTTCAACTTTAAAGAAACTAAACATTGAATTCAACGAAGTAAAGGGAGGATTCACCTGTGTTCATAGACAATCATATGTGACCAATAAAGTGCCGCCGAATCTTCAGACCAACACTTTCGTTGCTGATACTTCTCCCACAAATTCTTCGAATAATAACTCCTATGTTACGGCACATAGGAGACAATTATCTATTCCTTCTCGTCATGGATCTATAAGAAGGCAACATAATGCACAGCCTAATATACCCAATACACCCCAAGCTGCTGCAATCCATGAACGCTCGTTGTCAATAACATCTCAATCTTTTGGAGGAAGTAGTATTGCCGAGGAACTTTCCACAGCATCTTTGGAATCGTTGCATCAGGATGACATTTTGACAACATCAAAAGCACAAGATATGAACAATAAGAATTTGGAAATGCAGCAAGAAAAGGAAAGGCCGCCTCTGCGGTTTGAAATTCACATTGTTAAGGTACGAATCGTTGGTTTAGCAGGTGTACATTTCAAGAAGGTTTCTGGGAATACCTGGATGTACAAAGAGTTGGCATCGCATATATTGAAGGAATTGAATTTATGA